GACAGTGAGGATCACGGCGGCGGTCATCAGGATGCCGTTCACCCAGAAGATCCAGTCGCCGAAGATCGTCCACAGCGGGAACAGCGCGAACGAGATGGCCACCGACTGCACGATGGTCTTGATCTTTCCGCCGCGGGACGCCGCGATGACGCCCTGGCGGATGACGACGAACCGATAGACCGTGATCCCGATCTCGCGCACCAGGATGACGATGGTGACCCACCAGGGCAGCTCGCCGAGGATCGAGAGGGACACCAGCGCGCCGCCGGTCAGCACCTTGTCGGCGATCGGGTCGAGCAGCTTGCCGAGGTCGGTGACCAGGTTGTTGCGTCGCGCGATGGCGCCGTCCACGCCGTCGGTGGCGATGGCGAGCACGAACAGCACCGCCGCCGTCCAGCGCAGCGGGCCGTCGTGGCCGGCGTCGGCGAGCAGCATCCAGATGAACACCGGCGCGAGGAGGATGCGCACCACCGTGATCAGGTT
This genomic stretch from Leifsonia sp. EB41 harbors:
- the pgsA gene encoding CDP-diacylglycerol--glycerol-3-phosphate 3-phosphatidyltransferase — its product is MSVPDAPPPAAADGSTNRASNWNVPNLITVVRILLAPVFIWMLLADAGHDGPLRWTAAVLFVLAIATDGVDGAIARRNNLVTDLGKLLDPIADKVLTGGALVSLSILGELPWWVTIVILVREIGITVYRFVVIRQGVIAASRGGKIKTIVQSVAISFALFPLWTIFGDWIFWVNGILMTAAVILTVVTGFDYLWQAYRGRRAKRAGA